The following nucleotide sequence is from Penicillium digitatum chromosome 5, complete sequence.
CGGTCCATTTATGCAGGGCCTCCACTGGGTAGGTAATTATCGGAGACGTCTTGGTAAACCATTCGCATTTTCCCATCATTTGAAACCGAAAGGATTCGTCGTGATAAGACTCCAGCCCATTCGCCACGGGTTACGCGGTACTGGTGGCCTTGCATACTCACCCGGCGGTTGACATCCTTGCGGGTTGCGAGATGCTTTCACGTAGTCAGCTCCAAAATATATACGCTGCGTGAATACCGTCTCTGATGAAAGCTGAATCAAGCGGAAAAGTGACCATCCAGCATTGTTTTTCAACTTGCTCTCCCCATCATGGAAGTCCTCACCATTCAATCAACCCTTGCCACACCCCATCACCAAGCTCTAGAACACATCTACCTTACACCGAAGAAGCAACGGGTGGATATTGAGACCACCGAGATCCTCCAAGATGAAGAGATTCCACGGACACCGGAAGAAAAACGCATCGTTCCAAAGCTATGGCAGAACCCCCAAACCTACGCAGTGCAGGCTCTCCACAGCCCCTGGCACCGCACCATGTTACACCTCCAAAGCGCACTTTTCCACGCCTCCATCGACTTTTTCCGCCACAAACTGCACTATGAGTACCTTGTCGTTCCCCTCACCACGGGTAGTATCAGTTCTCCAATGGGTCTGGGTTCGGACTCTCAACCCGTCAGGATCCAGCTGAACCACCAACCCACCTACCTCGCCGACTCTCAGCAATTCCTCCTCGAATACGCCCTGCGGCTCCAAGATGTGCCCAACGGCGTGTACTACGCCGGCACCTCTTGCCGTGGGGAAGACCACGACGCCACTCACCTCAACCAATTCTGCCACGTGGAATGTGAACTTCTTGGCGGATTGGCAGCAGGCATGACCGTTGCGAGCCAATACATCATTGACCTCACCCAATCACTGCTTGATTCGCACAGCACTGAGATCGCTCGGTATGCTGGTACCACATCGCACATGCAGCAGCTGCTCGAGCTCTACCGCGCAAACAACAACTCTTTCCCTACTATCACCCTCGCCGAGGTACTGGCGCTGCCGGAGCTCACGAGTGAAATGTGGGAATGTGTCGTTCCGGGAGCCCCCGAATATGGACGTCTTATCACGCGCAAGGGTGAACAGATGCTTATTGCCAAGTTTGGGGGTGCGTGCTGGTTGACGGAGATGGATCATCTGAGTGTACCGTTTTATCAGGCCTATTCTCCAGGCACTCCGACGCAAGAGGTTGCCAAAGCCCAATGTGCGGATTTCTTGGTGGGAATGGGTGAGGTCCTTGGTTGTGGGCATCGGCATGTTTCGGTGGATCAGGCCATGCGTGGCTTACGGGAGCATGGGGTTAACCCTGAGGACTATAAGTGGTACTTGGAGATGCGGAGAGAGAGGGATCTGGAGACGACGGGGTGGGGGATTGGGACGGAACGGTATCTGTGTTGGGTTTTGGGACATGACGATGTGCGAGATGTGCAGATTTTCCCAAGATTGAAGGGCTTAGAGTGTGCGCCTTGATTTTGCTGATTTTGGATTCTTTGTTTTCCAGCTTTGGGTCTATGGCTTGGGGTTTGCGGCTACCGTGTTCTCTTTGATTTGTTTTTTCCCCTCTCCTTCTCACAGGGGTTCTTGAATGTTTTGCTATTTGGTTAGGTACATGAATTTTCAACTTGGTCTAGGGCGAGACAGATATAACCGGACCTCATGTTGCACCAAGGCATCGCTGCTTGCTTCTTTCGACCGTTTTGTCAGACGTCGCTTGGCCTCTATTTGATCTGGATCATCCAGGATGGAGGTACGCCTCCCGACGCCTTATGAAGGTCCTGCAGTACTGTCAAGCTCAGGTGGCTTATCCAGACTGTCTTTCCTTTTGTGGCTGCGTCTGCACGGTCGAGGAAACAGATTATTCTGCGAAAATTCATGGATCTTGCGATGATGTTCTTTCTATAGATCCCCATTTGGTTGCGTTAGCATGTCGATCAGAAATCTTGCATTTCTCCGAAACCAGTCGAATCTGATTAGGGCCGCATACCATATTATCTACAAAGATTAGCACTGTGGGACTGCGATATCAGGGAGATGGGACAACACAGAGGtataagaaaaaaaaaacctacCAACTCGACTGAACACCCGCGTACATCCCAACGACTCCGCCGCAGAGCATTTGATCATCGGCCTATGAGACCTCATGTGCCGTTGACAGTCTTTACTTGAGGAGAACCCGATCTTTGACCAGGCACAGTCCCGTTCCTTACAGAAGTAAGTTTTCTGATGGGAACGGTAATGCTTTCGCAGATCGCAGGCCCGCAGAAAGACCTGACGGGAGAGACATCCGGAATAGTTGCAGCGCCAATCACCGTTTTCATCTTGATAGCCTATTTCAAAGATATCGGGAGGCGTCCAGGGCTTTGAATCGGCTTGTGATTGATGTGTCGAGGAAGATAGCGAGGTCGGTGAAGAAAGAGGCTGCTCCAAAGAACCATCTACCGAGGAGAGACTTCCGTTTAATTGGGACCACAGGAAATCGAAATTCGGATCCAGTTGCAACGATGGGTCGACTCTATTGTTGAAGTCGTTCAAATCGACCACTTCCTCTAGTGGCCACAACTCTCCAGGGGTCCATAGATCGCCCGAATTATGTTGCTCCTGGGAGAGTTCGAAAAGGTAGAAGGGGTCGAAATCAAGTGACATTTTGTTCAGTACAGAGATACCTGTAGGGCTTGGTCTGACAGGGCTTATATTATTTGTCGCATTTATAGTATTCGATGTATAATATCCCGGTTTCATCGTGAAGATGTTTAGGGCCGGACAACCGACGGGAtgtgcccccccccccccccccccgcttATCCAAAGAAGGGAAATCGTGTAGGTTGTAAGCGGTCCATAGAACCCGTGCAGAGATGGGTGGACTCCATGCAGAGTGACTTTGACCAATCCGAAGGAGACTAGGGTCAATAATAGGTACTGGGTATCGGCTTCCTTAGCCCGGGCTAGATTGTGGAGTTTCGCTTTCTCTTAGCTATCGATTCGATTCAGATTGCAACCGTGAAATCTGTTGACCCGATTATGCAAGGCCAGTCATTCAGCCCTCCGGCCAATGATTAATTTCGTTGATAGGGATca
It contains:
- a CDS encoding Aminoacyl-tRNA synthetase, class II (D/K/N) — translated: MEVLTIQSTLATPHHQALEHIYLTPKKQRVDIETTEILQDEEIPRTPEEKRIVPKLWQNPQTYAVQALHSPWHRTMLHLQSALFHASIDFFRHKLHYEYLVVPLTTGSISSPMGLGSDSQPVRIQLNHQPTYLADSQQFLLEYALRLQDVPNGVYYAGTSCRGEDHDATHLNQFCHVECELLGGLAAGMTVASQYIIDLTQSLLDSHSTEIARYAGTTSHMQQLLELYRANNNSFPTITLAEVLALPELTSEMWECVVPGAPEYGRLITRKGEQMLIAKFGGACWLTEMDHLSVPFYQAYSPGTPTQEVAKAQCADFLVGMGEVLGCGHRHVSVDQAMRGLREHGVNPEDYKWYLEMRRERDLETTGWGIGTERYLCWVLGHDDVRDVQIFPRLKGLECAP
- a CDS encoding putative C2H2 type zinc finger domain-containing protein; translation: MSLDFDPFYLFELSQEQHNSGDLWTPGELWPLEEVVDLNDFNNRVDPSLQLDPNFDFLWSQLNGSLSSVDGSLEQPLSSPTSLSSSTHQSQADSKPWTPPDIFEIGYQDENGDWRCNYSGCLSRQVFLRACDLRKHYRSHQKTYFCKERDCAWSKIGFSSSKDCQRHMRSHRPMIKCSAAESLGCTRVFSRVDNMKEHHRKIHEFSQNNLFPRPCRRSHKRKDSLDKPPELDSTAGPS